The nucleotide sequence CTGATAAAAACCCCCGTTTTTTCTATAACTTAACATCAGACAACCAGCGGGTTTCTAACCTCTCCTCTTGTCCGGCGTGGCCTAAAAGCACAAAGCCCAACACCGCAAAAGAAATGCAGAAGACAGGGGGGAGGTACCACCACCAGTAGCCGTTGACGATCCCCCCGTGGGTAAAGGCATAGTGAAGCATCATCCCCCAGCTTTTTTGCGTCGGGTCGCCCAGGCCGAGAAAACTGATGCTTGCTTCTGTCAGCATTGCGCCGGCAACTGCCAGGGAAGCCTTGGCAAAAACAACCTCTGAGGTATTGGGGAGGATGTGCCGGAGCATGATGTAGAAACTGCCGGCTCCCAGGGCACGGGCACTCCTGACAAAGGGCATTTCCCTGATTTGCAATACTCTTGAGCGGACCACGCGGGCCGTTCCCGCCCAGCCCAGAAGGGAGATGGCAATAATAATGTTCCAGATGCTGGGCTTGAGGTAAGCCACCAGCACGATCACCAGCGGCAGAGTGGGAATCAAGAAAAAGAGATCGGCGAAGCGCATCAGCAGTTCATCCAGGGTTCCCCGCAGATAACCTGCCGCAA is from Bacillota bacterium and encodes:
- a CDS encoding ABC transporter permease — encoded protein: MFKNRMAAIGLSLLLLFLITAIFAPLLSPHDPWALGTPYLPPGGEHPLGTNDIGQDLLSELIYGARISLFIGFFAAFLATVIGTLIGLAAGYLRGTLDELLMRFADLFFLIPTLPLVIVLVAYLKPSIWNIIIAISLLGWAGTARVVRSRVLQIREMPFVRSARALGAGSFYIMLRHILPNTSEVVFAKASLAVAGAMLTEASISFLGLGDPTQKSWGMMLHYAFTHGGIVNGYWWWYLPPVFCISFAVLGFVLLGHAGQEERLETRWLSDVKL